GCCGAGGTCACGCGTCAGCGTGACGCCATGGCGCGGGGTTCGTTGAGACGGACGACCGCGTGCCCCACCCAGAACGGTGCCGTTATGACCTCCTCGGCTCTGACCAGCTTCTACCCGGTGCTCTGCAGCGAACGGATCGACGAATCCGTGGACTTCTACCGCACCCACTTCGGGTTCGAGACGACCTACACGAGCGATTGGTACGTCAGTCTGCGTCGGCCCGAACCGCCGCACCACGAACTGGCGTTGGTCTCGGCGGACCACCCCACCGTGCCCGACGGCTACCGGCGCCCCGCCGGGGGCCTCCTCCTCAACTTCGAGGTGGCGGACGTCGACGCCGAGTACGCGCGGCTGGTGCGGCAGGCCGGGCTCCGGGTCGCACTCGACCTGCGCAGCGAGGACTTCGGCCAGCGCCACTTCATCGTGGCCGCCCCGGACGGCGTCCTGGTGGACGTCATCACCCCCATCGCCCCCACCGGCGAGTACGCGGACGCCTACCAGGACGGCTCCGGCACCGTGGCATGACGGGTGCGGCCCGCGTCGTCACGACGCGGGCCGCATCCGGGGCCGTCCCTCACCGGCGGGACGTGCGAAGCCCTTTACCCCTCCGCTCCGACGGCGGGCACGGCGTCGTCGGCCACACCCTCGGAGCCGTCGGCGCCACCGCCCGTGGGCGGCAGCTTCACGACGATCGCCACGAGCACGGCGGAGGCGACCGCCACGACGGCCCCGATGGCGCCGATGAGGTTCAAGCCGTCGGTGAAGGCGTCCCGCGCGGAGGCGAGCAGACCGGACGCCGCTTCCGCGGACAGGCCCCGCGCCGCGTCGACGGCTCCGGCCAGCGTGTCCCCGGCATGCTCCGGAGCACCGGCCGGAACCTCCACACCGGCGTGGTAGACGGCGGCGCCGAGGCTGCCGAGCAGCGCCACGCCCAACGCCATGCCGAGTTCGGTGCTGGTCTCCGAGAGGGCCGCCGCCGAACCGGCCTGCTCCGGCGGGGCCGACCCGACCACGATGTCGGTCCCCAGAGCGATCAGCGGGCCGCCGCCCGCGTACACGAAGGCGAAGCCGGTCACCACCTGGGCGACGCCCGAGGAGCTGTCGGTCATGCTCAGCGTCAGGTGGCCGATCGCCGACACGACCAGACCGGCGGCGACCACGTACGAGGGACGGAACCGGCTCGCCGCCATCGGCGACAGCACCGCGGTGACGATCAGCGCGAACGCCGCCGGCAGCAGGTACAGACCCGCCTTCATGGGGGTCAGTCCGCCGACGAGCTGGAGGTACTGCGTCACCGTCAGGTACGTGCCGCCCGCGACCAGCATGCTGAGCAGCAGCGTCACCAGCGCCGTGCGGAACGTCGCGGTGCGGAAGAGCGCGAGGTCCATCAGCGGGCTCTCCAGGGTGCGCTGCCTGCGGACGAAGAGCACGCCGACGACCAGGCCCACGACGAGCGCGGCGACCGGGACCGCCCCGAACCCGTCGTTGGCGATCTCCTTCAGGCCGTAGATCACCGGGAGGATCGAGGCCAGGGACAGCGCCGCGCTCGTCAGGTCGAGTCTGCCGGCCTCCTCGTCACGGTACTCGGGCAGCAGCAGCGGACCGGCCACCAGCAGCAGCGCCATGATCGGCACGCCGAGCAGGAAGACCGAACCCCACCAGAAGTACTCCAGCATGGCGCCGCCGACCACCGGGCCGAGCGCGATGCCCACGGAGAACATCGTGACCCAGACGGCGATCGCCACACCGCGCTGCCGGGCGTCGCGGAACATGTTGATGATCAGTGCGAGCGTCGAGGGCATCAGCGTGGCTCCGGCGAGGCCCATCGCCGCCCGCGCCGCGATCAGCGTGACGGGGTCGTCGGCGTAGACCGCGGCCAACGAGGCGACGCCGAACGCGGCCGCGCCGATCAGCAGCAGCTTCCTGCGGCCTATGCGGTCGCCCAGCGTGCCCATGGTCACCAGGAAGCCCGCTATCAGGAAGCCGTAGATGTCGATGATCCACAGCATCTGGGAGGC
This genomic window from Streptomyces thermolilacinus SPC6 contains:
- a CDS encoding VOC family protein, whose translation is MTSSALTSFYPVLCSERIDESVDFYRTHFGFETTYTSDWYVSLRRPEPPHHELALVSADHPTVPDGYRRPAGGLLLNFEVADVDAEYARLVRQAGLRVALDLRSEDFGQRHFIVAAPDGVLVDVITPIAPTGEYADAYQDGSGTVA
- a CDS encoding MFS transporter produces the protein MSTTPKGTPVSTNDETPAQAGPREWLGLAVLALPTLLLSIDVSVLHLAVPHISAALDPSASQMLWIIDIYGFLIAGFLVTMGTLGDRIGRRKLLLIGAAAFGVASLAAVYADDPVTLIAARAAMGLAGATLMPSTLALIINMFRDARQRGVAIAVWVTMFSVGIALGPVVGGAMLEYFWWGSVFLLGVPIMALLLVAGPLLLPEYRDEEAGRLDLTSAALSLASILPVIYGLKEIANDGFGAVPVAALVVGLVVGVLFVRRQRTLESPLMDLALFRTATFRTALVTLLLSMLVAGGTYLTVTQYLQLVGGLTPMKAGLYLLPAAFALIVTAVLSPMAASRFRPSYVVAAGLVVSAIGHLTLSMTDSSSGVAQVVTGFAFVYAGGGPLIALGTDIVVGSAPPEQAGSAAALSETSTELGMALGVALLGSLGAAVYHAGVEVPAGAPEHAGDTLAGAVDAARGLSAEAASGLLASARDAFTDGLNLIGAIGAVVAVASAVLVAIVVKLPPTGGGADGSEGVADDAVPAVGAEG